Part of the Carcharodon carcharias isolate sCarCar2 chromosome 11, sCarCar2.pri, whole genome shotgun sequence genome, ATGCAGTCAGATGATCATGAGTTGAACTCATAAAATTGGGCACAAGCAATACACAAGCAAAATTTCTTTTGAGCAATTTTGGTGTTAAAAAGCAATCAGATCGGAAAATCTAGGTTGATGTGTTCTTCATGTTTTTGTCAGTGTGGTGTAGTGGCTAAAGTAAGTAGCTCAGTGACCCCCAGACATTGCTTTTCTTCATTGCTTTGTGACTCAGATTCATTTCTTGTGGTAGTTTTATGGCTATGGGGCTGTAATGTTCTGGGGTATGAGTAAAACtcaaatgttgaagatggtgacaAATGCTTCAAGCTGATGTAATCTTTAGTCAGACCAAGCTGGCGCAATGTGTTGAAGAGCAGGCATGAGAAGCCAGCCACTTTTTGCGTGCCCTTAGAATTAGAGACCCAGAAAAAATTTCGGCCTATCGTGTTTGTGCCCGCCATCCAGCCTAACCGCATTTTCCAAcctttggtctgtagccctgtatgtTATAACATTTCAGGTACACACTATTGTTaaaatttttttcattttttttaatttgatGAGGGCTTTTGcccctaccaccccctcaggcagtgagttccagatccccagcTGCtttcccctccacttccctcttAGCACGAGTTGATTGATTTGAGACAATCAGTCTCCTCTGCCAGAGGGCTCTGGTTTAAGGTGatctgcaaaagaagcaatggcgacaagAGGAGGAACTTTATTACAcagcgggtggttaggatctggaatgcgttgcctgaaaaTAAGGCAGATTAAATCATGGCTTTCAAGAGAGAAGCGGATCATTATCTAaagaggaaaaaaattgcaggtaaAAGATggtgagtggcactaggtgaattgctcttgcagagagccaacacagaaatgacaggctgaatggctcccttctgtgctgtaaccattaaATTTCCCAGTCTGTCTCATGTAAATTTCTCTAAATCCCTAGCTATTATTATAAGGGTTACGCTGTAACACCTTATGCataatttttattatttcattTACTTGCTAATTTAGTGATTGATCAGTATCGTAATAGATCTGTATGTCACTCCCTCAGAGGTTGAATATGACAATATCAGTATGGCATTTTGAGAAGCTTGAGTACATAAATGTAATATTGTTCTTTCCTTTCTATCTTGGCTGTGTGAGTGTCGCCCATGGCTCAGTAGCTCTGAGTTACAAGAGTCCaggctcaaatcccactccaagGCCTGAACACAaagatccaggctgacacttgaacacagtactgaaggagtgctgctctgtcagaggtgtTGTTTTTCAGATGTGACgttaaactaaggccccatctgcctgcttgttAGATGTAAAGCATCCCATTGAACTGCTTGGGAGAAGGGGAGtgaagttctccctggtgtcctggtcaatcagcatcagaaaagtagatcatctggttattatcatattgttgtttgtgggagcttgctgtgtgcaaattgactgctgtgtttcctacattgtaacaatgataacacttcaaaaatacttcattggctgtaaagcactatgAGATGACATAGTGGTCATTAAAGGTGCTTAATAGGTGCAGAGCGGACTCTAACGCTTAATCATAATGAAAGAAATAGATATTTATGCAGCgcttttcacatcctcaggatgcaAGCTTCACAGCCAacaaagcacttttgaagtgtggccGCATAGCAGCCATCGTCCCGAAAACCCCATGAGGTAAGTGCCCTTGTTTTGGTAGTGGTGGGTACATAAAATTACATACGTAGGATATATGGCGCagaaacatgggccaggattttacggcccctcccatCTGGCGGGATATTACTGTCCCACCGAACtggatggagatttaaatggctcgccacatATGCCGTGGCAAGTCTCCTCACGCttgggccgtaaaatcctggccatgggctcaaccagccaatcttcattgctgcacttgagcctcctccgtcttttctcatctaaatcagtCACCGTAACCATCAAATGCTTCTCCTTGAATGCCATGTACGTCAgccactccttgtggtagtgagtcctgcactctcaccactctttgggtaaagaggtttcttctgaacTTACTATTCAATTTCTTGgtggctatcttatattgatgatcCCTATTATgtccccacaagaagaaacatcttctctgtatccactctctcaaaacacttcataattttaaagacctctgtgaggtcatccctcagcctttttttttgcaattaaAAGAGATCCAGCTTGTCGGTTGATCCTTTCCTgatatacccacacatttctaaTATCATCGCTATAATTCTTCTCTACATACTCTTCATTGCTTCTACATCCTTTTTATAATTTGGCAACCAGAATTGCTTGCAGGACTCTATAAGTGTCATCTAACCAAAGTtcgatacaggtttaacataacatcATTGCTTTTCGATTCTTTAGGTTGAGCATTGTCTTCACAGTTTATAAAGCTCACTGGGTAGAGTGATCATAAGGGAGCCTCATGGTATTGCTTGAGATGCCCCTGGAGATACTTATTAGAACTCAGGGCTGTGACAGGAATGCCCACCCACTAATTTGATTGTAATAGTTTTTGGACACACTGCCATGCATCCTGGGTGATGGTAATTTGGATGGTTTTAAGCACGTTTGCTAAAGCTATActagcaaaaaaaaaacctaGGTCTTGAAATCGTGTTGTGTAAATATTAATGTTGTCGGCATCTGCGTcaaatccattgttttatcaGAGGAGTTAACCTCAAGGTGTTAATCCTCTAATACAGGGCAGGGTTTGTGTTAGAATTGTAGTTGCGGTAACCTCATCGAATGATTTGTTAGTAACCAATGAGCAAGAAACTTATAAGAAATCCCTGCCCTCAATTTTTGCAGAATCTCCACACTGATTTCAAAGCTGGGAAGTATGTAAGTACAGATATTCAGCTAATGATAGATTTCTTATTGCTCGCAATTGGAGATTGCATCATCGAAAGATTGTTGTTGTTGCTAGCAAACTCAGTCTTCTGCACAAACTGAAGTCACTGTTTCAACTAAAGCATGAAGAATTAGCAATTGTCTAATGCAATTTTTCATACCTGATTATTTTTCATAAGGTAATTAATCTTTAAGACAAAATACAGAGTGCCACACATCAGTTTATACATATGAAATGTGAACTCTCACAGCAAGGGCAGTGAAGTACTGGAATtaaccttttttttccaatatggTCCCCTCATAAGTGGTTGATCTACGGAGAAGTTAATGTAAACACTGAAGTTGAACCATTCATGAGAAGAAAAGTCCCAGAAAATATTTGGTCCCTTTGAAACCCAGACCTTTAACTTTCCGATAATACCACATTTTCTATCATAATGCAATTCCAATACCTATGTCGCCACTGTTTCCTCTGGAAGGTCTGGTCTGAAATCATTCTAAACATTTATACAATACCCTAATATTCATGGAAACTAAGTGAGCCACGTGGGAGACTTGCCCGTCAACAACCCGCAGCCTTCCTCTGATCTTCCATTTAACTTACCCTTCTGACGGGCAGAGAATTCTagatccgaaccactcgttgcataaaaatgtttttcctcatgttgcccctgattcttttgccaatcacctccaatctgtgccctctgtttCCCAATccttcagccactggaaacaatttctatTTATTTACTCTACCTAAatccttctatcaaatctccatgTAACCTTctgaggaacataggaacataggacttggaagcaggagtaggtcattcagctcttcgagcctgctctgccatctaataagataatggctgaatggctgatctggttgtggtctcagctccactttgccatcttcccaccacccccccccccaataacccttgactcccttgtctatcaaaatctgtctaactctgccttgaataaattcagtgacccagcctccactactttctgggtaagagaattccacatactaacttATCCTTcaagagaaaaatattttcctcatctctTAAACGATAGACCTTTTATTCTTAAATTGGGTCCCCTGGTTCCACTCTCTCCAACAGCTGGAAACATCGTCCCAGTACCCAccttatcaaatcccctcaggttCTTaaaaggagaacaacctcagtttCTCCAGTCTACCTACATAACTGTAGTCCCTCATCCCCAGGACCATTCTATTATCATCACTTTCACTACTTTGTAAATGATGCTTGAAAACTGaactcttttttttctgtttattttCTCAGGATTTTGGCTCTTAACCCTCGTGAACAACCTTCCTGAGGTCTGGCTGAACAATGATAGAGAACTCCACTATACAAATGCTGAACAACACTATGCTGCATAACACCTTGCCTGCCATCTATCTGGCCATCTTTATTATCAGCACTCCTCTCAACGCCATCTCCCTCTGGCTCCTCTGCTGCCATATGCAGCCCAAGACCCCGACCGTGATCTTTTCCATCAACCTGGCCGTCTCCGATCTCCTGTACAGCTTGGCGCTGCCGTTCCAGTTCATTTACCATTGGAACAGGAATGACTGGCAGGTCGGTGACCCACTCTGCCGAATGGTGACAGTTCTTTTTTACGGCAACACCCACTGCTCCATTCTGACGGTCATGTGGATAAGTGTGGACCGTTACCTCGCAATCGTGCACCCCTTGCACACCTCTCACCTTCGAACGGTTAAAACCGCCATCTCGCTGTGCCTGGTCAGCTGGCTCTTTGTCGTATTGGTCCATTTGCCCCTGATGTACACTGAACAGACCTATCACGTGCAAGCTCTGAAAATTATCACCTGCTTTGACGTTGTACGTCGTGATATGTTTCCCGCTATTTATTATTTTTACCTGTACTACTCTTCgcagatatttctgtttttcaTTGTTCCTTTCATTGTCATGATGTTGTGCTATTCCAGAATCATCAGGGTTCTGCTGAAGACCCCAGAAACTCAAATGAGAGAGTCAAGGAAGCAGATTGTTTATTTGACGATTGTTGTGTTGCTTGCCTTCACAATCTGCTACCTCCCCACTCAGATAATTGTGATTATACATTTTGTCCTGTCAAAGCAGAAGAAGCCAATCTACGTCCTCTATAAATTCTCCCTGACTCTGAACAGTTTAAATGGCTGCTTTGATCCATTGTTGTACTACTTTGCCTCTAAGGAGTTTAGACGGAAGGTCCAGAAGTTTTGCACCTGCATCGTCGCGGACAGTAGCGACAAGACCTTAAGTAACATTGCTGTACCTCTAGCTGCTCAGGGCAGTCAGTAGTGTAGGTGCGGGATAGGTCTGCTGATTGAGCCAGCAAAAGAACTCTCCACCTTTATCAAAATCATTGTGTCCCTCGTGGGTGGGGTTGGTAGGGGCTACTGTCAGTCCAGCTTTATaaagggcagtgagtgggcacatgGCATGTTTTGTACAATATGAATGTAGCCATGCAAAAGCTGTGTCTCATGATGTGCAAACATGATGAATGCTCCCCAGCACCAAAGCAAACTTCAAGACTTTTGAGCCAGAATTGTGTTCCTTTTCCTAGCACACTTACTTGCCTGGACCTGTTGAAAAGTGACGACccattcctcctcctccaggtaccatgtCCTAAGAGGGCATgagcaaccatggacttccattggattggtccatggttatgcttgacaaagtactgcagtggtttgtcattgccttctgcagtatggctaaccaggaaattctcccactcttaccatctgCTATtaggtgtgttggaaggatttacagactgAGAATCAACTGTTTGGCCACATCatggccatcaaatcctgaagtAGGACttcaaacctggagcttctggctgagAGGTAGGGACATTAACTCTGTGCCATAACCTTGGTGAATGTTTCACCCGCAACAGCCTTTCTTTCCAGTGAAAGGTGAAGCTGGTATCCAGACATCGTTTCTCCTGAAAGCTcgaattatttttatttattcactggGTTGGCTTCCAACATTCTTTCTGGACCAAAAACTATGCTCGTGAGGCGAAAGCTagcaagcatatgagggagaagggaatagaggattatgatgatagatttagatgaggagagTTGGGAGGAGGCTAGAATGGAACATAAACGCTGGCATGAACTGGTAGGGCCGAATGGCCGGTTTCTGGGCTGGGCATTCCGTGCCATCCTATGAAAGGGGTAGCAAGTATTGGGGGTATCTTCAATCAGCAGAGCACCATTCACAAATGGGAATCTCCAATAAGTAAGGAAGGAatggaagctgctgtctgcacCAATGCGCTTGAGCTGCACTGCACCATTTGGAGAGCTGTATTTTAATTTGCAAGCGTGTAATTAATCTAAAAGCAGGGATATAGAGAGCAATAAGATTGGCATCACAGCAACGTGGAACAGAATGTTAGTAAGTGCATGATGTGTACAGCCTCTTGCTGTCGAGGATTGTTCAACGGTGGGGGAGGCCAGGGGtttgtggggggttgggttggggtgggacaCTGCAGTGAGATGATGATCACAGCACTTGCCTGCATAACAACAGCAACTTCAACTTCGAGAGGAAATAATGAAGCATTATGGGGTGCTCTAAGGATGCAGAACAAAAAAagaactggcatttatatagcaactttcatgaccccaggatgtcccaaatgctttacagccaatcatgCACCCTTGAAGCGTAGCTGCTGCTGTACGATAGggaatttttgcacagcaaggccccacagaTTGCCATGAAATAaataaccagatcatctgtttttggtgATGGTTGAGGCAGGACAAAATCTCTAAGTCAGAAGATGATGAGTTCTCAGTCCCAATTCAGAATTTGAACACAAAGAGCTGGGTTTCCTTCTTTAGTTtaaggttgtgggggaggggggtgtgggggcgggatATTCCGGCCCTGCCTGCTGCTAGGATCGTCCGGTCATGCCGAAGGCCAGTAGACGTTTGGCTAGGCTGCCGAATCTCCCGCGGTGAGTCCCGccatgacagggccggaaaatcccggccaaggtATGAAGTTTCCAAATCTGCAATAATCCCAACCCGTTTTCCTGGTTCATAGTTAATGAGCCGTATACCTCACATTCCTGGAAAGAATCTTACATTCAAGAGTTTGGGTCAAAATGTGAGGAAGTCTAAAGCGGCGCTTAGGGTCAGGAGGCTGTATAAGGCCTTGTCCCACTATTTTGCCCTGTTTTCCACCACTCCCCCTCATAAATACAGTTGAGATCATGGAGGCACATTCATTCTATAACCTAGACTGACTTTGGTGCACAGCAAGTGCTTCATTgatagaggtgctgtctttttggATCTGTCATTAAACCAAGGATCCACCTTGGTACAGATGAACAatcccatggcagtatttgaGGAAGAATAGGAGGCTTGTTTTGGGAGGCTGAGCAGAATCTATTCCTCACCCAACACAATCTAAATAGAATAATTGCACTTTGATCTGAGAGGCAGTCTGTGGGATCccgctgtgtgcaaactggtgcAAATATTGCCTACAAAACAATAGTGATTCATGTTGAAAGGAATTCATTGATTGTGAAGTCCTTTCGGATATCCTCAGAATGTTAAGGGAGCGATATAAAAAGTTATTTTTATTCATAGATTTGGAAATAGATCATGGAGGGGAAAAAGAAGAGATTCTGAGGAAGATTGGATTCAGCATCTGCTAgatggtaaaattcaggcctaaggtGGTTTATCAGTAATTCAACGGTCTACTTGTAGTATTTAGTCAATAAAAGAATTTCATAGAGAGTAGCACACGGTGAATTGTGTAATGTGAATAATAAATAATCtgctacaaaaacagaaaatgctggaaaaactcagcgggtctgacagcatctgtggagagaaaccagagttaatgtttcgagtccgtatgactcttcttcagagctgatgtGTTAATTATGTTAATAAACTGCTTTGGAACCGATAACTGCATCCTCGTATCCATGGGAAACCATTCAAAATTATAAAAAAGTACCTTGGGCCCACCTGAAGCCAACACCATGATCCAATAATGCAAAATGTCCCAGTTAGTAATAAATCAATAGTGTAAATTGTTGGGTGCAGGTGTGAATTTACCAGAATCAACACTGTATTTTCAGCTTCCAATGCAATCCAGATTGATTGAATAGAATCCTCTGCTATCTTTTATCATGAGGAGTGCTTAATTTAATTGATTGGGGCTGTTTTAACCCAGTTCCCAATGGCGGTGAAATCACCGCATACCATGGCATTCAGGCCATGGGAAAGCTGATGCGtacagtggcagtgccacactgCTTCGGCAGTGAGTCCTGTTCTGGCATTGGCACTAAGCGTTATTGCAGGGCTAGGTAGAGGGATCTCCGCTCCTAATCGACGTACGAATTAGGAACATTAGTAGGTCACttgccttcaagcctgctctgccactcaataaggtAGACTCATAGACTCttagtcatttacagcacagaaacagggcattcagccggtcaacaaagatctgactacactagtcccagtttccagcgcttggcccatagccctggagactatgcaacccaagtgaatatctaaatacttcttaaatgttaccagagtttctgactcaaccaccctttcaggcagtgagttccagactcccaccaccctctgggtgaaaaaaattctcctcaactcccctcttagccttctacgtcttaccttaaatctatgccccctggctattgacccctccactaatggaaaaagtgccttcccgTCCACCCGATCTATGCCACTAATAATATTATGCACCTCTATCAGGGCCCCTCTCAATCCTCGtggctccaaggaaaacaaccccagcctatccaatttttcctcatagctcagaccctccagcccaggcaacatcctggtaaatttcctctgcaccctctccagtgtaatcacattgtttgtataatgtggtgaccagaactgcacgcagtactccagctgtggactAACCAGCATTtgatacagctccagcataacctccctgcccttgtattttatgcctcagctaataaaggcaagtatcccatatgccttcttaaccaaaaccagatcatggctgatctgaatgtagcctcaactccacattcccacctacccctgataacttttcacccccttgctcatcaagaatcttaaaaatattcaaagactctgcttccatcaccttttgactaagagagtttcaaagactctctatcctctaagagaaaaaaatctcctcatctctatcttatttttaaacagcgacccctagttctagattctcccaaaagagaaaacatcttttccacatcgaTCCTGTCAAGACTCTTCATGCTATATCCAAATGGATAATAATAATAATGCTGTTTCTTAAAAAGGGTAAGAatctttaattttgcaacatcCATCACTGTATTAAAATTCACTGAGCTCAAAGTGAGGGAGCTTGTTTTGGCAATCTGCTTAATCCAAAGATTATGCATGCATATCACAAAGTTGCAATCAATGCATAGAATGGCAACTAATTCCTAGCCATGATGATAATTAACCCCATCCACATGCAGCGTATATGGTGTGAAACAAGAAGATGTTAGATACGAACATGCGAACATTaactcctcagcctgtgaaatTGACTTTAGCCAGGGTTTTACAATTAGCCTTGCCAGCCCAGGCCCCAAGAACTTCATTCGTACAGGGGTGGGTGgctgggagagaggcagaggaagatgaggaggagcCCATAGTGGGCAGCGAACCTGGTAAGGTCAGTAATGTGGAGGCTTTGCTGATCTTAGCGGTGGctccatttaaaataaaacagcCTGAACTTGAAACCTGGCCAACTTGGCTGCATGGCTGGTGGGAATACAGGGCAATTTAACGACAGGAGGCTACATCCAAGGACCAAGGGATAATGGTTTCCTGACAATCAGTGGCTGGAGCAAATTCTTGTATGAGAGTTGGGGATCCCTTTGCATTGTGGGATCTTGGATGATAGGCTGGGGAGGCCCAAGGATTCCTTGTGGGGCCTGAGACCAGCCTGGTGTGATGGTGGAGAACTCTCATGCTGCCCCCAAACCCATAACGACTTGAAACAGAAAGAAATCAGAACTCTGATGAAAAGATAAATTCTGCCTGACTTTTTTATTATCTTCAATGAGCGaggctgacaaggccagcacttattgcccatccctcattgcccttgagcaggtggtggtgagctgccttcttgaacattgcaatccatgtggtgtaggtacacccacaatgctgtaggGAAGGGAGTTACGGggttttgacccactgacagtgaaggaatagcaatatggtttcaagccaggatggtgagtgacttggagggcaatttACAGctgatggtattcccatgcatctgctgcctttgtccttctaggtggtagaggttgtgggtttggaaggtgctgttgaagataccttgttgagttgctgcattgcatcttgcagatggtatacactgctgccactgtgcgtcggtggtggagggaatgtttaaggtgttggatgggatgctaatcaagcgggttgctttgttctggatggtgtcaagcatcttcagtgttgttggagctgcactcattcaagcaagtggggagtattccactccagacttgtgctttctagatgatggacaggctttggagagttaaaaggtgagttactcgccttggaattcccagcctctgacctgctcttgtagccacagtatttatatggctgttacAGTCTTTGTCCAAACATGagcttcagaggtgaggtgagagtgactgccttgatatcaaggcagcatttgacagagtacgTCATCAAGGAGCtcgagcaaaactgaagtcaatgggaatcagggggaaaaccttctgctggttggagtcatacctatcacaaaggaagatggttgaggttgatggaggtcaatcatttcattcccaggacatcactgcaggagttcctcagggtggtgtccttggcccatcttcagctgattcatcaatgaccttccttccatcataatgtcagaagtggggatgtttgctgatgattgctcaatgttcagcaccattcgcgactctcagatcctgaagcagacCAGGTCCAAATGCAGTGGTGATCCCACCACCATTGGGAATTGGATTGAAATAGTTCCAATGGATTTAATATAGGGCTATTAGTGCCAAAGACAGGAAGCTTGTACCCTATCAATCTGGGTAGGAAGGTGAAAACACAGTGTTGAATCCACTCGCTGTGCCACTCACGCTATTTATTTATTCCTAAATTATTCTCTGAATAAAGCCAAAAAAAGCTAAAAAGCTCATCTGCCAATTCACAATGCAAATCTCAAACTGTTAAATGCTAATAAATCTCGATGCCAGTCAAACACAGCTCACTTTGATGAATATCATTTGAAGTATTTTACAGAACTGAATTAGTCCGTAATCCTTTAATGCTGTAACAACAACCTGCCTTTTTACAGCGCTTTTAAAATACTAGAGTATCCCAAGCTGCTTCATCAGAGCATTACCAAACACCGAGCCAAATAagcagatattaggacaggtaatgaaaagcttggtgaaagaggtagattttaagggagGTCTTAAAGGACGAGGGAGGGATAGAGGGGAAGagagtttagagagggaattcaagagcttgACTCAGGCAAATGAAATCGCTGGTGTAGCAAGGAAAATTGAGATTGTGCAAGTGGCTAAAATTGGGGGAATGCTCAGTTTtctgagggttgcaggggctggaggagttaaagTCCTGATTGAGTTATGTCAGGGGATTTTGTCAGGGGAATATGGGCTGAGTTGTGTTCGAATGGTGCTCTTATGTTGCATGTCTGGACACAGAATGTCATTGTGTATAAGGGGACTTCTGCCTTCACCATAGTCTCACACTTCTCCCCCAGCTCCTGGGTTGAAACCTTGCAAAGGTTCTGCAGATAATGAGCAAACATGAAAGTGAGAATTTCACATAAACCATGAAGAACATGAACCATATAGAGACcttcagaattggaggagagaagTAATATCaggggggaggggtttgtgggaggggggtggggtgggtggtcacAGGGCTGGAATGTTTCAAGGCTGCAAAAGGAGTTGGCCTGGCCTATGAAATACATTTAACATTATGAGCAGAAAATGGGGATTCTTGTTTTATACCCACATTACCCCTAAAACCAGTAAACATTTTTGCATGAACACTTAACTAGCTCATATCTGCTATTTCAATGGAGGTCTTGTTAATTTTTAGATCACCCATTAAAATATCCCATCAAGCAACTATCTGCAAGTGTGTTAGGTCCTGCATCCTAACTTCACTGGGAGATCACCCAGGGCAACCGAAGGGACAGGCCCTACTCCTTTGTGCTAAGTTTATCAAACCTTTCTAGTCCCAAAGGATATTAAGCTAAATTACTTTTATTAATTGAGAAACCTAGGTGTAAGGTACAATTGCCTCTAGTACAGGAGTCTCTCATGGTTGAAAGGAGTAGGAGAGAAAACACCTATTTTGCAAATCAAGGTTGaattttggggggaggggtttaaAAGCCTCTCTGATT contains:
- the LOC121284264 gene encoding P2Y purinoceptor 8-like, producing the protein MIENSTIQMLNNTMLHNTLPAIYLAIFIISTPLNAISLWLLCCHMQPKTPTVIFSINLAVSDLLYSLALPFQFIYHWNRNDWQVGDPLCRMVTVLFYGNTHCSILTVMWISVDRYLAIVHPLHTSHLRTVKTAISLCLVSWLFVVLVHLPLMYTEQTYHVQALKIITCFDVVRRDMFPAIYYFYLYYSSQIFLFFIVPFIVMMLCYSRIIRVLLKTPETQMRESRKQIVYLTIVVLLAFTICYLPTQIIVIIHFVLSKQKKPIYVLYKFSLTLNSLNGCFDPLLYYFASKEFRRKVQKFCTCIVADSSDKTLSNIAVPLAAQGSQ